In a single window of the Scyliorhinus canicula chromosome 1, sScyCan1.1, whole genome shotgun sequence genome:
- the LOC119968799 gene encoding thyroid hormone receptor-associated protein 3-like isoform X4, whose amino-acid sequence MSKAAGSKSRSQSSHSRSRSRSRSRSFTRSRSRSRSRSHSRKRKYSPRSRSRSYSPTHNRERNYPREYQPREFRGHRGYRRPFIQRRGRGYYPRGNWNNRGGYGNYGNYNHYGNYRPNWHNYRSTYSPRRGRSRSRSPKRRSASPRSRSRSRYTDKSSSSRSGRSSSSRSRSSPHRSRSASPKRRSKKTKSSQKEAAASKPPTQETEDQQKRAPQDEQGGNGGEALAGLAPKRSDSWKGLTAYDTSPKHPSPAPRSTVVLKTSPALHSSPSQQSPSLSGTARHTSPHGSPAQMSPQSRSPNRPNASHQSPPSLSSTIRSVPRQAPANHSPPLVGLAQGNAQKEETRPGMSTLFADQPVPTISSYLKRYVPRSVVKTEFHVKNVPEKGSRSSQSPKLFKGGVAEEFEKISKAEMRHKFGYDEEEVEEHDKDYAAKNQKEYGYEDELKYRSKLIASKTQERYDQEDEEEEDDDDHDRPRKREEINFFKHITISKEKFREVEEDELMPERFKKEERFQSKKADGSRYREVSPVKASKYKAGRAESPPPPRKSSDGKEQEGVTAQDENAPVLKPAHRPTEVTLKMDSLQFGDDTLGSTNVLTHERRLCRDLVHKPKKDQEFRSIFQHIQMAQSRRSPSELFAQHIVTLVHHVKEHYFKSAGVTLNERFTMYQRRTAEQEVPRQKSPEIHRRIDISPSALKKRMHSRDEIKGQKESSYKGEGKLKDEPDDLRLDIEHRRKYKSKEGEHKKDSSKDSRDSSHSRERSKEKSGKIPKAYKESKKQRKRKKVRARTSSSSSSSSSSSPSHEGKEEPEEGVGREETTTGFNKARLGTREFTGPPARGRARGIFHDDREGDGDNYWANKRGRGTFQRGRGRFLYKKSNTSPKWTHDKYQGSGQEGVEEEEEEEEEDGQVGSITTQEEKKLGTMEQ is encoded by the exons CCCCAGGTCTCGTTCCAGGTCCTATTCTCCGACGCATAACCGGGAACGGAACTACCCACGGGAGTACCAGCCCAGGGAGTTTCGCGGACATCGGGGCTACAGACGGCCCTTTATCCAGCGCCGAGGGCGAGGCTATTACCCAAGGGGTAACTGGAATAACCGTGGGGGTTATGGCAACTACGGCAATTACAACCATTACGGCAATTATCGGCCGAACTGGCACAACTACCGTTCGACTTACAGCCCACGACGTGGCCGCTCCCGCTCGCGCTCACCTAAGAGGCGGTCAGCATCGCCAAGGTCCAGGAGCCGCTCCAGATACACTGACAAGTCATCATCCAGCAGGTCAGGAAGGTCATCATCTTCCAGGTCTCGTTCCTCGCCTCATCGCAGCCGCTCAGCCTCCCCTAAGCGACGAAGCAAGAAGACCAAATCATCCCAGAAAGAGGCAGCTGCCTCTAAGCCCCCCACCCAGGAAACAGAAGACCAGCAGAAACGGGCACCCCAGGATGAGCAGGGTGGCAACGGTGGTGAGGCCCTTGCCGGCCTGGCCCCCAAACGCAGTGATTCGTGGAAAGGCCTGACTGCCTACGACACCAGCCCCAAGCATCCCAGCCCGGCTCCACGTTCTACCGTGGTGCTGAAGACCAGTCCGGCATTGCATTCCAGCCCAAGTCAGCAGAGCCCCTCGCTGTCAGGCACCGCCCGTCACACTTCACCTCATGGGAGCCCTGCGCAGATGAGCCCCCAGAGCCGCAGCCCAAACAGACCGAATGCCTCTCACCAGAGCCCCCCATCGCTCAGCTCTACAATTCGCAGCGTGCCGCGTCAAGCCCCAGCCAACCACAGCCCACCGTTGGTGGGTCTGGCACAGGGCAATGCACAGAAAGAGGAAACGCGGCCAGGAATGTCAACCTTGTTTGCAGACCAGCCAGTCCCAACTATCTCTTCATATCTAAAGAGGTATGTTCCAAGAAG TGTGGTGAAAACGGAGTTCCATGTGAAAAACGTCCCAGAGAAAGGCAGTCGTAGCAGCCAATCCCCGAAACTATTCAAGGGCGGAGTTGCCGAGGAGTTTGAAAAAATCTCAAAAGCAGAGATGCGCCACAAATTTGGCTACGATGAAGAAGAGGTGGAGGAGCATGACAAGGACTACGCAGCCAAGAACCAAAAGGAATACGGATATGAGGATGAGCTCAAGTACAGGAGCAAATTAATCGCAAGTAAAACTCAGGAGAGGTATGatcaggaggatgaggaggaggaagatgacgATGACCATGATAGGCCACGCAAAAGGGAAGAGATCAATTTCTTTAAGCACATCACCATCTCCAAGGAGAAGTTtagagaggtggaggaggatgaatTAATGCCCGAGAGATTTAAAAAAGAGGAGCGATTTCAATCAAAGAAAGCAGACGGTAGCAGATACCGAGAGGTGTCACCTGTGAAAGCATCAAAGTATAAGGCAGGCCGAGCAGAAAGCCCTCCTCCCCCGAGAAAAAGCTCTGATGGCAAAGAGCAGGAAGGTGTAACTGCTCAAGATGAAAACGCCCCTGTGCTCAAGCCAGCTCATCGTCCAACAGAGGTTACGTTGAAAATGGATTCCTTGCAGTTTGGCGATGACACGCTTGG CTCTACCAACGTCCTGACGCATGAGCGGCGCCTCTGTCGTGACCTTGTTCACAAACCCAAAAAAGATCAGGAGTTCCGTTCCATCTTCCAGCATATTCAGATGGCCCAGTCTCGTCGCAGTCCTTCAGAGCTATTTGCTCAGCACATTGTGACTCTGGTTCACCATGTGAAAG AGCATTATTTCAAGTCAGCCGGAGTAACATTAAACGAACGCTTTACAATGTACCAAAGGAGAACAGCTGAGCAGGAGGTGCCCAGGCAGAAGAGCCCAGAGATTCATAG GCGGATTGATATTTCACCCAGTGCTCTAAAGAAACGTATGCATTCGCGTGACGAAATAAAGGGCCAGAAGGAGAGCAGCTACAAG GGAGAAGGAAAATTAAAAGATGAGCCGGATGACCTTCGCCTAGATATTGAGCATCGTAGgaaatataaaagcaaggaaggagAGCATAAAAAAGATAGTTCCAAAGATTCAAGAGATTCGAGCCATTCACGTGAACGGTCAAAGGAAAAATCTGGAAAAATTCCCAAAGCATACAAGGAGTCAAAAAAGCAAAG GAAGCGTAAGAAAGTCAGAGCAAGGACCAGCTCATCGTCATCCTCatcttcctcttcctctccatCACACGAGGGTAAAGAAGAACCAGAAGAGGGAGTGGGCCGTGAGGAGACCACAACCGGCTTTAACAAAGCTCGCCTTGGAACAAGAGAGTTCACAGGCCCACCAGCACGAGGCAGGGCACGTGGAATTTTT CACGATGACCGTGAGGGTGACGGGGACAACTACTGGGCAAATAAAAGGGGCCGTGGTACCTTCCAGCGAGGGAGGGGTCGCTTCCTGTACAAAAAGTCCAACACCAGCCCCAAGTGGACACATGACAAATATCAAGGCAGCGGACAGGAAGgggtagaggaggaggaggaggaagaggaggaggacggGCAAGTTGGCAGCATCACGACCCAGGAAGAGAAAAAGCTGGGCACTATGGAACAGTAA